A window of the Scandinavium goeteborgense genome harbors these coding sequences:
- the btuB gene encoding TonB-dependent vitamin B12 receptor BtuB, which yields MIKKASLLTALSVTAFSGWAQDSSSDTMVVTANRFQQPVNTVLAPVSVVTRQDIDRWQSASVTDVMRRLPGVDIAQNGGLGQSSSLFIRGTNSSHVLILVDGVRLNQAGVSGSSDLSQFPISLVQRIEYIRGPRSAVYGSDAIGGVVNIITTREKDGTTLNAGVGSNGYQSYNGTTQQKLGDNTRVTLSGDYTYTKGYDVVADGNTGGQPQTDRDGFMSKSLYGALEHRFSDEWSGFVRGYGYDNRTAYDNSPYMGVLVDTRQLYSQTWDAGVRFNNDIFHSQLTSSYSHSKDYNYDPRLGRYDSTATLDEIKQYNMQWANSVDVGHGNIGAGVDWQKQTTEPGTNYVTDGYELRNTGLFLTALQQFGEFTFEGAVRGDDNSQFGDHGTWQGSAAWEFVDGYRFVASYGTAFKAPNLGQLYGFYGNEHLDPEESKQWEGAFEGLTAGVNWRVSGYRNDVDNLIDYDYNLNQYYNVGKARIKGIEATASFDTGPLSHTLSYDYLDARNTQTDELLLRRAKQQVKYQLDWQVYDFDWGVTYHYLGTRYDTAFDPNTYTSENVKMGGVSLWDLAVSYPVTSHLTVRGKIANLFDKDYETVYGYETAGREYNLSGSYTF from the coding sequence ATGATTAAAAAAGCTTCGCTGCTGACGGCGCTCTCCGTCACAGCTTTTTCTGGCTGGGCGCAGGATAGCAGCTCAGACACGATGGTCGTCACAGCAAACCGTTTCCAACAACCTGTCAATACGGTGCTGGCGCCGGTTAGCGTCGTTACCCGACAGGATATCGATCGCTGGCAATCTGCCTCTGTTACCGATGTGATGCGTCGTCTGCCCGGGGTGGACATCGCGCAAAACGGCGGTCTCGGACAAAGTTCTTCTTTATTTATCCGTGGTACCAACTCCAGCCATGTCCTTATTTTGGTGGATGGCGTGCGTCTGAATCAGGCGGGCGTCAGCGGTTCATCAGATTTAAGTCAGTTCCCGATTAGCCTTGTGCAGCGTATCGAATATATCCGCGGGCCTCGCTCGGCGGTATATGGCTCTGATGCGATTGGCGGCGTGGTTAACATTATTACGACTCGTGAAAAAGACGGCACCACGTTGAATGCCGGCGTGGGCTCGAACGGCTATCAAAGCTACAACGGTACTACCCAGCAGAAACTGGGGGACAACACCCGAGTGACGCTCTCCGGGGATTACACTTATACCAAAGGCTACGATGTCGTGGCGGACGGGAATACCGGTGGCCAGCCGCAGACGGATCGTGATGGCTTTATGAGTAAAAGCCTGTACGGTGCGCTGGAGCATAGATTCTCTGATGAATGGAGTGGTTTTGTGCGCGGCTACGGTTACGACAACCGCACGGCTTATGACAACTCTCCTTATATGGGCGTGCTTGTTGATACTCGCCAGCTTTACAGCCAGACCTGGGATGCGGGCGTGCGTTTCAATAACGACATCTTCCATTCACAGCTGACCTCCAGCTATAGCCACAGTAAAGACTACAACTACGATCCGCGTCTGGGTCGGTACGACTCCACGGCGACGTTGGATGAAATTAAACAGTACAACATGCAGTGGGCCAACTCGGTGGATGTCGGCCACGGCAACATTGGTGCGGGCGTTGACTGGCAGAAACAAACCACGGAACCCGGTACCAACTACGTCACAGATGGCTACGAGCTGCGAAACACCGGTCTTTTCCTGACGGCATTACAACAGTTCGGTGAGTTCACCTTTGAAGGTGCGGTGCGCGGCGACGATAACTCACAGTTTGGCGATCATGGTACCTGGCAGGGCAGTGCTGCCTGGGAATTTGTCGACGGCTATCGCTTCGTGGCGTCCTACGGCACTGCGTTTAAAGCGCCGAATCTGGGGCAGTTGTACGGTTTCTATGGCAACGAACATCTCGACCCGGAAGAAAGTAAGCAGTGGGAAGGGGCCTTCGAGGGCTTAACGGCGGGCGTAAACTGGCGTGTGTCCGGATACCGCAACGATGTCGATAATCTCATTGACTACGACTACAACCTGAATCAGTACTACAACGTGGGCAAAGCGCGCATTAAAGGTATTGAGGCCACGGCATCCTTCGACACCGGTCCGTTATCACACACCCTGAGCTATGACTATCTGGATGCCCGCAATACGCAAACCGATGAACTGTTGTTGCGTCGGGCAAAACAGCAGGTGAAGTACCAGCTGGACTGGCAGGTGTATGACTTCGACTGGGGCGTGACGTATCACTATCTGGGCACTCGCTATGACACTGCGTTTGACCCGAACACGTATACTTCAGAGAACGTGAAAATGGGCGGCGTCAGCCTATGGGATCTTGCCGTGTCATATCCTGTCACCTCTCACCTTACAGTTCGTGGTAAAATCGCCAACCTGTTCGATAAAGACTACGAGACAGTTTATGGCTACGAAACTGCAGGACGGGAATACAACTTGTCTGGCAGCTACACCTTCTGA
- the trmA gene encoding tRNA (uridine(54)-C5)-methyltransferase TrmA, producing the protein MTPEHLPTEQYEAQLAEKVVRLQSMMAPHNAPAPEVFRSPVSHYRMRAEFRMWHDGDDLYHIIFDQATKQRIRVDTFPAASERINALMKAILEGVKGEKVLRHKLFQIDYLTTMSNQAIVSLLYHKKLDDEWQAAATVLRDALRAANLNVHLIGRATKTKIALDQDFIDERLPVGGQEMIYRQVENSFTQPNAAMNIQMLEWALNATENSKGDLLELYCGNGNFSLALARNFDRVLATEIAKPSVAAAQYNIAANHIDNVQIIRMSAEEFTQAMNGVREFNRLQGIDLKGYQCETIFVDPPRSGLDSETEKMVQAYPRILYISCNPETLCKNLETLGQTHNVERLALFDQFPYTHHMECGVWLTKK; encoded by the coding sequence ATGACCCCCGAACACCTGCCGACAGAACAGTACGAGGCCCAGCTAGCAGAGAAAGTTGTCCGCCTGCAAAGCATGATGGCGCCACACAATGCCCCTGCGCCGGAGGTGTTCCGCTCACCTGTCAGTCACTACCGCATGCGTGCTGAATTCCGCATGTGGCACGACGGAGACGACCTCTATCACATCATCTTCGATCAGGCGACCAAACAGCGCATTCGTGTCGATACCTTCCCGGCGGCCAGCGAACGGATTAACGCGCTAATGAAAGCCATTCTGGAAGGCGTAAAGGGCGAGAAAGTCCTGCGTCACAAGCTGTTCCAGATTGATTACCTGACCACCATGAGCAATCAGGCCATCGTATCCCTGCTTTATCATAAGAAGCTTGATGACGAATGGCAGGCTGCCGCCACGGTACTGCGTGACGCGTTACGCGCCGCCAACCTGAACGTGCATCTGATTGGACGTGCGACGAAAACCAAAATCGCACTGGATCAGGACTTTATTGATGAGCGTTTGCCGGTCGGCGGACAGGAAATGATTTACCGTCAGGTGGAAAATAGCTTCACCCAGCCGAATGCGGCGATGAACATTCAGATGCTGGAATGGGCGCTGAATGCCACTGAGAATTCGAAAGGCGATTTGCTGGAGTTGTACTGCGGTAACGGTAACTTCTCGCTGGCGTTGGCGCGCAACTTTGATCGCGTGCTGGCGACCGAAATTGCCAAACCCTCTGTGGCGGCTGCGCAGTACAACATTGCGGCTAACCACATTGATAACGTGCAAATTATTCGTATGTCTGCGGAAGAGTTTACCCAGGCGATGAACGGCGTTCGTGAGTTTAACCGTTTGCAGGGTATCGATCTGAAGGGTTATCAGTGTGAAACGATTTTCGTCGATCCACCGCGCAGCGGGCTGGACAGCGAAACCGAGAAGATGGTGCAGGCGTACCCGCGTATTCTGTACATTTCCTGCAATCCGGAAACGTTATGTAAGAATCTGGAAACGTTAGGCCAAACGCACAACGTTGAGCGCCTGGCGCTGTTCGATCAGTTCCCGTACACTCATCACATGGAGTGTGGGGTCTGGCTGACGAAGAAGTAA
- a CDS encoding YijD family membrane protein: protein MKQTGQDRGTLLLALVAGLSINGTFAALFSSIVPFTVFPLIALVLTVYCLHQRYQNRTMPVGLPGLAAACFILGVLVYSTVVRAEYPDIGSNFFPAVLSVIMVFWIGFRMRNRNAEIAE, encoded by the coding sequence ATGAAACAGACAGGTCAAGACAGAGGTACGTTGTTACTGGCGTTGGTCGCTGGTTTATCCATTAATGGGACATTTGCTGCCCTCTTCAGCTCCATCGTACCCTTTACCGTATTCCCCCTGATTGCGCTGGTGCTGACGGTGTACTGTCTGCATCAACGTTACCAAAACCGCACTATGCCGGTTGGGCTGCCAGGGCTTGCCGCCGCGTGTTTTATCCTCGGCGTGTTGGTTTACAGTACCGTCGTACGTGCGGAATACCCGGATATCGGCTCTAACTTCTTCCCGGCCGTACTGTCGGTGATTATGGTGTTCTGGATTGGTTTTCGGATGCGTAATCGTAACGCTGAAATCGCGGAATAA